The region CTCGAGGGCTTCGTGCTCGCGATCACGCCGTTCAACTTCAGTTCGATCGCCGGCAACCTCCCGACGGCACCGGCATTGATGGGCGCCACGGTGGTCTGGAAGCCGTCGCCGACCCAGCAGCTCGCCGCGCACTGGACCATGCGGCTGCTCGAGGCGGCCGGCCTCCCGCCCGGCGTCGTCAACATGGTGACCGGTTCCGGCGCGGCGGTCAGCGAGGTCGCGCTCGTGCACCCGGACCTCGCCGGCATCCACTTCACCGGGTCGACGGCGACCTTCCGGCACCTGTGGCGCACGGTGGGCGAGCACATCGACGGCTACCGCACCTACCCGAGGCTGGTCGGTGAGACCGGTGGCAAGGACTTCGTCGTCGCCCACCCCTCGGCCGACCTGCCGGCGCTGCGCACGGCGCTGATCCGCGGTGCCTTCGAGTACCAAGGGCAGAAGTGCTCGGCCGCCAGCCGCGCCTACATCCCGCGCTCGTTGTGGCAGCACCTGCGTGACGACCTGGTCGGGGAGACCCGAGCGATCCCGATGGGCGACGTCAGCGACTTCTCGACCTTCATGGGAGCGGTCATCGACGAGCGGTCGTTCGGGCGGCTGCGCGATCTCTTCGACCGCGTCCGGGCGGATGCCTCCGTCGAGGTGCTCACCGGCGCGGGTGTCGACGACCGCGAGGGATGGTTCGTGGAGCCGACCCTGCTGCTGGGCACCGACCCGCGCCACGAGATCTTCACCACGGAGTACTTCGGGCCGGTGCTCGGCGTCCTCGTCTACGACGACGCCGACTGGTCCGGCGTGCTGCGCGAGGCGGCCACCGCCGCGCCCTACGCCCTCACCGGATCGGTCCTTGCGACGGACCGGGCAGCGATCGTCGAGGCGAGCGACGTCCTGCGCTACGCCGCCGGCAACTTCTACGTCAACGACAAGCCGACGGGTGCCGTGGTGGGGCAGCAGCCGTTCGGGGGCGCCCGCGCGAGCGGCACCAACGACAAGGCCGGCTCGCCGCTGAACTTGCTGCGCTGGGTGAGCCCGCGCGTGGTCAAGGAGACGTTCGTGCCGCCGACCGCGTGGCGCCACCCCTCGATGGGGTGATCACGCGGCCGGGAACGCCGCCCCTCCGTCGATCTTGATGATCGCGCCGGTCGTGTAGCTCGACGCGCTGCTCGCCAGGTAGAGCGCCGCACCGACGACCTCGTCCGGCTCGCCCCCGCGCCCCAGCGGGATCGACCGTTGCGCCCGCTCGTGGAAGGCGTCGAGGTCCCACGCCTTGCTGATGTCGGTGAGGAACGGCCCGGGCATGATGCAGTTGACCCGCACCGTCGGGCCGAACGCCCGCGCCAGGCCCAGGGTCAGCGCGTTCAGGCCGGCCTTTGCCGTCGCGTAGGGGAGCTCGGTCGGCGTCGGCTGCACCGCGGCGATGCTGCTGACGTTGATGATCGAGCCACCGTCGCCCTCGGCCATGCGGGCACCGATGAGGGATGCCAGCCGGAACGGCCCCTTGAGGTTGACGCCGATGACCTTGTCGAAGAGGTCCTCGGTCACCTCGGGCAGCGACGGGTAGAGCGGCGACATCCCGGCGTTGTTGACGAGCACGTCCACCCGCCCGAACTCGTCGTACGCCGTTGCCGCGAGCCGGTCGCAGTCCGCCCAGCGACCGACGTGCGCGCCCACCCCGACGGCGCGTCGCCCGGTGAGATCGGTGATCTCCTTCGCGAGGTCGACGCAGGCCTCGGCCTTGCGGCTCGCGACGACCACGTCGGCGCCGTGCCGGGCGAAGGCGAGACACATCGACCGGCCCATGCCGCGGCTGCCACCGGTGACGACGGCGACCTTGCCGGTCAGGTCGAAGGAGACGTCACCGGTGCCGTGACCGTCGGCCATGCGAGCCCTTTCGCGTCGGTGATCTCAGTAGCCGCGCTTTCGTGCACGCCGCATCCGCAGGATTCGGAGAAGTCGTCGCCACAGCATGGCCCCACCCTTGCACGCGGGGACGCCGGCGGCAGCACTCTGCGGCGACTCTGCGACGTCGAACGCCTTTCGTGCGCGGCGGCCGAGGCGCAAGATACGGGCGGTGCGCCATTGTGGGCGCCACCTCTTCGCGAGCAGCCGAAAGGGCAGGTGCCTGCTGATGATGACGGGCGAGCAGTACAAGCAGTCCCTCGACGACGGCCGCGCGACGTTCTTCGAGGGCGCGCGCGTGCCCAGCGTCGTCGAGCACCCGATCCTCGGCAAGGCCGTCGACGTGGTGGCCGCGGGCTACGACCGCATCTACTCGCCCGAGCCCGACGCGGTCAGCCCCCTGACGAAGATCCCTCGTTCGCCCGAGGACCTGCGCGACCACATCCCGCTGCTGCACGAGGCGGGAATGATGGCCCACGTCACCTACACCTCGATCATGACGCTGACCACGGCCGCCGGGCAGCTCGGCGACGCCGGCACCGAGATGGTGCGGCACATCGAGGAGTACGTCGCCGACGCGCAGCAGCGCGACGTACGCATCACGCAGTGCATCACCGACGCGAAGGGCGACCGCAGCCGCGCGCCGGCCAAGCAGGACGATCCCGACGCCTACACGCACGTCGTCGACCGCACCGGCGACGGCGTCGTGATCCGCGGCGCGAAGCTGCACATCACCGGCGCGTCGCTCGGCCACGAGCTGATGGTCATCCCGACGAAGGCGATGAAGCCGGGGGAGGAGGACTACGCGATCGGCTGCCTGGTGCCGGTCAACTCACCGGGTGTGCAGATCGTCAACACGTCGTACGCGCCGCGGCACGAGGACGACCGGTCGTTCCCGGTGTCCCGCCGCGACCCCTACCCCGAGGGGTTCGTCATCTTCGACGACGTCTTCGTGCCCAGCCACCGGGTCATCCTCGACGGCGACACCGGCAAGGCGGCGA is a window of Mycobacteriales bacterium DNA encoding:
- a CDS encoding 4-hydroxyphenylacetate 3-hydroxylase N-terminal domain-containing protein; translation: MMTGEQYKQSLDDGRATFFEGARVPSVVEHPILGKAVDVVAAGYDRIYSPEPDAVSPLTKIPRSPEDLRDHIPLLHEAGMMAHVTYTSIMTLTTAAGQLGDAGTEMVRHIEEYVADAQQRDVRITQCITDAKGDRSRAPAKQDDPDAYTHVVDRTGDGVVIRGAKLHITGASLGHELMVIPTKAMKPGEEDYAIGCLVPVNSPGVQIVNTSYAPRHEDDRSFPVSRRDPYPEGFVIFDDVFVPSHRVILDGDTGKAAIFAHALGLWERLGGLSAMADEADLLVGLAQLVSESNGLAGVSHIKEKIAEMIIHATLIRASLEAAISHCHYGDQGAAFPDELFTNAGKYYGAANYNLMVRHLHDIAGGSVVTAPSVADLENAEVGPLVRKYMGTMDGVDGEFRTRLFHTIRDLTADAYGGWKFVTNIQAGGGLFAQRIVTRRHYDMESARQRALDLVRAGE
- the pruA gene encoding L-glutamate gamma-semialdehyde dehydrogenase translates to MTAFDALSAVPPPVNEPVHDYLPGSEQTARLQARLKEMAAESIALPMSIAGAHRMAGGTAYDVVQPHRRHAVLGTCHEATSEDVRAAVDAALAAAPAWRAMPFDERAAVFLRAADLLSGPWRDTLNAATMLGQSKTVQQAEIDAVAELADFWRFNVAFARQILAEQPESSPGTWNRMDHRPLEGFVLAITPFNFSSIAGNLPTAPALMGATVVWKPSPTQQLAAHWTMRLLEAAGLPPGVVNMVTGSGAAVSEVALVHPDLAGIHFTGSTATFRHLWRTVGEHIDGYRTYPRLVGETGGKDFVVAHPSADLPALRTALIRGAFEYQGQKCSAASRAYIPRSLWQHLRDDLVGETRAIPMGDVSDFSTFMGAVIDERSFGRLRDLFDRVRADASVEVLTGAGVDDREGWFVEPTLLLGTDPRHEIFTTEYFGPVLGVLVYDDADWSGVLREAATAAPYALTGSVLATDRAAIVEASDVLRYAAGNFYVNDKPTGAVVGQQPFGGARASGTNDKAGSPLNLLRWVSPRVVKETFVPPTAWRHPSMG
- a CDS encoding SDR family oxidoreductase, giving the protein MADGHGTGDVSFDLTGKVAVVTGGSRGMGRSMCLAFARHGADVVVASRKAEACVDLAKEITDLTGRRAVGVGAHVGRWADCDRLAATAYDEFGRVDVLVNNAGMSPLYPSLPEVTEDLFDKVIGVNLKGPFRLASLIGARMAEGDGGSIINVSSIAAVQPTPTELPYATAKAGLNALTLGLARAFGPTVRVNCIMPGPFLTDISKAWDLDAFHERAQRSIPLGRGGEPDEVVGAALYLASSASSYTTGAIIKIDGGAAFPAA